A single genomic interval of Helianthus annuus cultivar XRQ/B chromosome 13, HanXRQr2.0-SUNRISE, whole genome shotgun sequence harbors:
- the LOC110901811 gene encoding uncharacterized protein LOC110901811 — protein sequence MSLNQLSPIAQAEHETGTTTKPPKLKGAEDFGTWKTRIQSFFEYTDYNLWLSVTAGPHIPTVVRGDAVVANNDATTFTDEDKALIQRDCHAHAALTMALSTNDCNMFEKYRTANELWLALIEYYEGNEELIESKRIMVQKQYDLFCGIRGESLSDHISRFRNMMTKMKKAGNHITNRAAIKKLLDSLTKEWSLKCMMIKRDFLNNPNPVTLTDLINTLKDFEMDVNKREMNTTGYTPKPAQTSAGLKNVALLASEGVSQHASDTTYFNASASASKAPRSNEKTVVLGDTQAKENAEAEEQVHKALMAKISSDSLSSSSKPTEKQATGIPKGDDATDKSMKSILTFSEPEKDKKVEEAVKAIEQVQKETTSVKEEKAKASAVAMKTESSKEKADKDLGHVPTFETRDREHVMSECHDLNSAFCNDKIVCESPVFVPELKKNSFGKFLTEEIPEFVPFRTGMTESEKKIIEDHCNEDSSGVASEEEKETSSPKDEQKSETSSEGRTTDGESPEFSSEETSKTTSEDQTTNDESSEGSSVETIEDQDSESSSEDQSCNDSSYENKLQKWFRMLMKYIWDVDNGWSRHMTGLKELLKNFCFIDGDYVSFTGDEKGGKIVGIGDVVSEALTLENVNYVPELCYNLMSVSQVSDKGISVPTTWNVCFSSLNMSFLQK from the exons ATGTCGTTGAATCAACTAAGTCCAATTGCTCAAGCAGAACATGAGACCGGAACCACCACTAAAccaccaaagttgaaaggagCAGAAGATTTCGGTACTTGGAAGACTCGTATCCAGTCGTTCTTCGAATACACGGACTACAATCTGTGGCTCTCTGTCACCGCTGGACCCCACATTCCAACGGTTGTTCGAGGAGATGCGGTAGTTGCCAACAATGATGCAACTACCTTCACTGATGAAGACAAGGCCCTAATCCAACGGGACTGTCATGCACATGCCGCCTTAACCATGGCTCTGTCAACTAATGACtgtaacatgtttgaaaaatACAGAACAGCAAATGAACTCTGGCTCGCTTTGATCGAATATTACGAGGGAAACGAAGAGCTGATTGAGAGCAAAAGAATCATGGTTCAGAAGCAATACGACCTGTTTTGTGGAATTCGTGGAGAAAGCCTTTCCGATCATATCAGTCGCTTTCGAAATATGATGACCAAGATGAAGAAGGCAGGAAATCATATCACTAACCGTGCTGCCATAAAGAAGCTTTTAGACTCACTTACAAAGGAATGGAGCCTAAAGTGCATGATGATCAAAAGGGATTTCCTCAACAATCCAAATCCTGTCACTCTAACCGATTTGATCAACACTTTGAAGGATTTTGAAATGGATGTTAACAAACGAGAAATGAATACGACTGGTTACACCCCAAAGCCTGCTCAGACTTCTGCAGGATTGAAGAACGTGGCACTTCTTGCATCTGAAGGTGTCAGTCAACATGCTTCAGACACAACTTACTTCAACGCTTCCGCAAGCGCATCAAAGGCTCCACGGTCCAATGAAAAGACAGTTGTGCTCGGTGACACTCAAGCTAAAGAGAATGCTGAAGCAGAGGAACAAGTTCACAAAGCACTCATGGCAAAAATCTCGAGCGATTCTTTATCTTCATCGTCAAAACCTACCGAGAAACAGGCTACGGGAATCCCAAAAGGAGATGATGCTACCGACAAGAGTATGAAGAGTATTCTCACTTTCTCCGAGCCTGAGAAAGACAAGAAGGTTGAAGAAGCTGTGAAGGCCATAGAGCAGGTTCAGAAAGAAACAACTTCTGTGAAGGAAGAGAAAGCGAAAGCCTCAGCTGTGGCCATGAAAACCGAATCCTCAAAAGAAAAGGCAGACAAGGATTTG ggccatgtgcctacatttgagacccgtgatcGTGAACATGTTATGTCTGAATGTCATGATTTAAATTCTGCATTTTGTAATGATAAAATTGTttgtgaatctcctgtatttgtgccagaattgAAAAAGAATAGCTTTGGAAAATTCCTCACAGAGGAAATTCCAGAATTTGTTCCATTTAGAACAGGTATGACAGAGTCAGAAAAGAAAATCATTGAAGATCACTGCAATGAAGACTCAAGCGGTGTTGCCTCAGAAGAGGAAAAGGAGACTTCAAGTCCTAAGGATGAGCAAAAATCAGAAACATCAAGCGAAGGTCGAACAACAGATGGTGAAAGCCCTGAATTTTCAAGTGAAGAAACCTCGAAAACCACAAGTGAAGATCAAACAACAAATGATGAAAGCTCCGAAGGCTCAAGTGTTGAAACAATTGAAGACCAAGATTCAGAAAGTTCAAGCGAAGATCAAAGCTGCAATGATTCAAGTTACGAA AATAAACTCCAGAAATGGTTTCGAATGCTCATGAAATATATCTGGGATGTCGACAACGGATGGTCAAGACACATGACAGGCTTAAAGGAACTTCTGAAgaatttttgttttattgatGGTGATTACGTGTCATTCACTGGAGATGAAAAGGGAGGGAAGATCGTTGGAATAGGAGATGTTGTATCTGAAGCACTTACTTTGgaaaatgtcaactatgttccaGAATTGTGCTACAATCTCATGAGCGTATCACAAGTCAGTGATAAAGGAATATCGGTGCCAACGACATGGAATGTTTGTTTCTCAAGCCTGAATATGTCGTTCCTGCAGAAATGA